A segment of the Chiloscyllium plagiosum isolate BGI_BamShark_2017 unplaced genomic scaffold, ASM401019v2 scaf_77, whole genome shotgun sequence genome:
CTTCCCCATCCTCAGGTCTCCGCTCTCTATCGGAGGGTTTGGGTGGCTCtgaaaagagcctttgggttcGCTGGAAAAGTGTCGCTTTATCCTCAGCCGCCGAATCCATAGAGAGTGCGGCCCTGGCGTTTCAGAGCGTACACCACATCCATGGCGGTGACTGTTTTGCGCTTGGCGTGCTCAGTGTAGGTGACCGCATCCCTGATCACATTCTCCAGGAAAACCTTCAGCACCCCGCGGGTCTCCTCGTAGATCAAGCCCGAGATGCGCTTGACCCCGCCACGGCGAGCCAGGCGCCGGATGGCTGGTTTGGTG
Coding sequences within it:
- the LOC122548159 gene encoding histone H4, which gives rise to MSGRGKGGKGLGKGGAKRHRKVLRDNIQGITKPAIRRLARRGGVKRISGLIYEETRGVLKVFLENVIRDAVTYTEHAKRKTVTAMDVVYALKRQGRTLYGFGG